The following are from one region of the Segatella oris genome:
- a CDS encoding RagB/SusD family nutrient uptake outer membrane protein, whose protein sequence is MKLYKLSLALVLGLGMLASCGDKLELVNPNQQTTGTFGFNADDLEESVIAAYNHIRMEGSYARVGYMIDVCRGDEAWNSSQVWYLPFDDLNAPVTHDISFWPWREWYYTINVCNFGISRCGDNDAVLSERMRRIKGQMLFLRALSYYNLAGYYQNPPLITDYAGYSTLDGLYGKNSSYDEVLDQVEKDFQEAMTLLPSRDAGGEWAGGRATSGAAAGYYARTLMQRHKYSEALAVLKDIIGRKYGTYKLMPNYGDNFREGSKYENNAESLFEVQFLDKESQGTDDEWTPVNTSVNATQGSAIESNFAPGVYGGWADVSASPWLYQLFKQERTIKGKLDPRLYWTIGTYETDWEGFENGNVGYTKPMTATDTVVTNNNNGGLPIAKNTNMRTGLYDKVVTGLHDGINLRLMRYSDVLLRAAECENEVNGPTQQAIDWINQVRQRAGLVGLKLADFPTADKLFEQIANVERPKEFGCEFGRGFDLIRWGFFYSADRLQQLKEHGTFRRSVHHAKDAVSYTQVGIDPELKSSYDTYAQGHEFLPIVQELTNKNPNLEGNSANYGSNNATYFLGKGWTVRPVVSLSH, encoded by the coding sequence ATGAAACTATATAAACTATCTCTTGCCCTTGTGTTGGGGCTTGGCATGCTTGCTTCTTGTGGCGATAAATTAGAGTTGGTGAACCCCAATCAGCAGACAACGGGAACCTTTGGTTTTAATGCTGACGACTTGGAAGAGAGCGTTATAGCAGCTTATAACCATATCCGTATGGAGGGTTCTTATGCTCGTGTGGGATATATGATTGATGTATGCCGGGGTGATGAGGCTTGGAACTCATCACAGGTTTGGTATCTTCCATTCGACGATTTGAATGCACCAGTGACGCATGACATTTCGTTTTGGCCTTGGCGTGAATGGTATTACACCATTAATGTGTGTAATTTCGGTATCTCGCGTTGTGGAGATAATGATGCGGTTTTAAGTGAGAGAATGCGCCGTATCAAGGGGCAGATGCTTTTCCTTCGTGCATTGTCTTATTATAACCTTGCCGGATATTATCAGAATCCACCGTTGATTACCGACTATGCCGGCTATTCTACGTTGGATGGTCTTTATGGAAAGAACAGTTCGTATGACGAGGTTTTGGACCAAGTGGAAAAGGATTTCCAAGAGGCTATGACTTTACTTCCGTCACGTGATGCCGGTGGAGAGTGGGCCGGTGGACGTGCTACGAGTGGTGCAGCAGCTGGGTATTACGCCCGCACATTGATGCAACGCCATAAGTATAGCGAGGCTCTTGCGGTGCTGAAAGATATCATTGGTAGGAAATATGGCACTTATAAGCTGATGCCCAACTATGGAGATAACTTCCGGGAAGGCTCGAAATATGAGAATAATGCCGAGAGTCTGTTTGAAGTTCAGTTCTTGGATAAAGAATCACAGGGAACAGATGATGAGTGGACTCCTGTTAATACGAGTGTCAATGCCACACAAGGCTCAGCGATAGAAAGCAACTTTGCTCCTGGTGTTTATGGTGGTTGGGCTGATGTTTCGGCCTCTCCTTGGCTCTATCAGCTGTTTAAGCAGGAGCGAACAATCAAGGGTAAGCTTGATCCTCGCCTTTATTGGACTATCGGAACGTATGAAACTGATTGGGAAGGATTTGAGAATGGCAATGTAGGGTATACCAAACCAATGACTGCAACAGATACAGTGGTGACCAATAATAATAATGGTGGACTGCCAATTGCAAAGAATACCAATATGCGTACAGGGCTTTACGACAAGGTTGTGACTGGCTTGCACGATGGTATTAACTTACGTCTGATGCGCTATTCTGATGTGCTCTTGCGTGCTGCCGAATGTGAGAACGAGGTGAATGGGCCTACGCAACAGGCGATTGATTGGATTAATCAAGTACGTCAACGTGCGGGATTAGTAGGTCTGAAATTAGCTGATTTCCCCACAGCGGATAAGTTGTTTGAGCAGATTGCCAACGTAGAACGCCCGAAAGAATTCGGCTGTGAGTTCGGTCGTGGCTTTGATTTGATACGCTGGGGCTTCTTCTATAGCGCTGACAGATTACAGCAATTGAAAGAACACGGCACGTTCCGTCGCTCGGTTCATCATGCCAAAGATGCTGTCAGTTATACACAAGTGGGCATTGATCCAGAACTGAAAAGTTCTTACGATACCTATGCTCAAGGGCATGAGTTCTTGCCAATTGTACAGGAATTAACAAATAAGAATCCTAATCTTGAAGGTAATTCAGCCAATTATGGCAGTAATAATGCCACTTATTTCTTGGGAAAGGGCTGGACAGTTCGCCCTGTTGTAAGTCTTAGCCATTAA
- a CDS encoding arabinan endo-1,5-alpha-L-arabinosidase encodes MKFQLRCGLHSIATGFRTLSWTCGLLCAVAAYGQESMRSFAVDTPSVHDPVMAFENGTYHLYSTGNGLSHYTSHDMKHWTGCRQGVITDIPQWTRDSVPGFTQHVWAPDIIQFNGRWYLSYACSSFGKNTSAIGLLSKSSLNSDEPWHDEGCILASRGGRDNWNAIDPNVIVAQDGTPWLAFGSFWDGIQLVRLDSSLHVAPGERPFTIARRYAPTHPNVADNPTSDEAGPNAIEAPFIYFHRGWYYLFVSWDYCCQGMKSTYRIAVGRSRQIMGPYLDSHGRDMLKGGGDILFEGDKNEFEAVGHCAVYTVKGKPMLICHGYSIARGGTPVLVKRNLKFNAHGLSLAK; translated from the coding sequence ATGAAGTTTCAACTCCGATGCGGTCTTCATAGCATAGCCACAGGGTTCAGGACGTTGTCCTGGACTTGTGGCTTGCTGTGTGCGGTGGCTGCTTACGGGCAGGAATCAATGAGGAGTTTCGCTGTAGATACACCCTCCGTTCACGATCCCGTCATGGCTTTTGAAAACGGAACCTACCACCTTTACTCCACAGGAAATGGCCTCAGCCACTACACATCCCATGATATGAAGCATTGGACAGGCTGTCGTCAAGGCGTCATTACAGACATTCCACAATGGACTCGCGACTCTGTTCCCGGGTTTACACAGCATGTCTGGGCGCCCGACATCATTCAGTTCAACGGTCGTTGGTATCTTTCTTATGCCTGTTCTTCCTTTGGCAAGAACACGTCGGCTATCGGATTGCTCTCCAAGTCTTCGCTCAACAGCGATGAGCCGTGGCATGATGAGGGTTGTATTCTTGCTTCCCGAGGCGGCAGAGACAATTGGAATGCCATCGATCCCAATGTTATCGTTGCCCAAGATGGTACACCTTGGCTCGCATTCGGTTCCTTTTGGGACGGAATTCAACTTGTGCGTCTTGACAGTTCATTGCATGTTGCTCCAGGAGAGCGGCCCTTTACGATAGCCCGCCGCTATGCACCGACCCATCCAAACGTGGCAGATAATCCCACTTCAGATGAGGCCGGACCGAATGCAATAGAAGCCCCTTTCATCTATTTTCATCGAGGTTGGTATTATCTTTTTGTGAGTTGGGACTATTGTTGCCAAGGTATGAAAAGCACATATCGCATTGCTGTGGGACGGAGTCGGCAGATTATGGGGCCTTATCTCGACAGTCACGGGCGCGATATGCTGAAAGGTGGCGGTGATATTCTGTTTGAAGGAGACAAAAACGAATTTGAAGCCGTGGGCCATTGTGCCGTCTATACAGTGAAAGGCAAGCCCATGTTGATTTGTCATGGATATAGCATTGCCAGAGGAGGCACACCTGTTCTTGTGAAAAGAAACCTCAAGTTTAATGCTCATGGCCTTTCTCTCGCAAAATAA
- a CDS encoding arabinan endo-1,5-alpha-L-arabinosidase, producing MKTNKMLLISFLTALSFAGCSEDDNIEYVNPGSKVKTDVVITDDQNLNDDYTNIADWSNRFKWNLANVHDPSVVLADDGYYYMYQTDASYGNAHVGEGQARGHFYCRRSKDLVNWEFMGPTMHGVPTWMKAKLNEIRKAMGLGTSTTDFRNQNQFGYWAPCVRRISKDLYRMYYVVTLPGTINGAGTWSERCFIGLMETKNPADIDSWVDKGYVVTNYSDLELNYKVSATDYAHCYFKYNAIDPSLIINEKGEHWLVYGSWHSGFAAMQLDPSTGKPLHALGNPWGKENEASYGKFIYTRQLGNRWQASEAPEVVYHDGYYYLFIAYDELSVAYNTRVVRSKNIDGPYYDITGKDVTNHGGDAYPILTHPYKFGNHHGWVGISHCAVFNDGKGNWYYASQQRFPENYKGNANSNALMLGGVRSIIWTSDGWPLVLPERYAGITQKAITETELLGDWQHINLAYHYKKQDASVAMTLGSDHKVKSGWKAGKAWTFDASKNVLTIDNERFYLRRELDWEANPRKETIVYVGLSKDGKTTYWGKKV from the coding sequence ATGAAAACAAATAAGATGCTATTGATTTCATTCCTTACAGCCCTCTCTTTTGCGGGATGTTCGGAAGATGACAATATAGAGTATGTCAATCCGGGAAGTAAGGTGAAGACCGATGTTGTCATTACTGATGATCAAAATCTCAATGATGATTACACGAATATTGCCGATTGGAGCAATCGTTTCAAGTGGAACCTTGCCAATGTTCACGACCCCAGTGTGGTATTAGCTGACGATGGTTATTACTATATGTACCAGACAGATGCCAGTTATGGCAATGCTCATGTGGGCGAAGGTCAGGCTCGTGGACATTTCTACTGCCGCAGATCAAAAGACCTTGTCAATTGGGAATTCATGGGGCCGACGATGCATGGTGTGCCTACATGGATGAAGGCAAAGTTGAATGAGATACGAAAAGCTATGGGACTTGGCACCTCTACGACTGATTTCCGAAATCAAAATCAGTTTGGTTACTGGGCACCTTGTGTGCGTCGCATCAGCAAAGACCTTTATCGGATGTACTATGTCGTGACGCTTCCCGGTACAATCAATGGTGCTGGAACATGGAGCGAACGTTGTTTCATCGGTTTAATGGAAACCAAAAATCCGGCAGATATCGACTCATGGGTAGACAAAGGATATGTTGTTACGAACTATTCCGATCTTGAACTCAATTATAAAGTCAGTGCAACGGATTACGCTCATTGCTATTTCAAGTATAATGCTATCGACCCGTCTCTGATTATCAATGAGAAAGGAGAGCACTGGTTGGTTTACGGTTCATGGCACAGTGGCTTTGCTGCCATGCAACTTGACCCTTCAACAGGCAAGCCCTTGCACGCTTTAGGCAATCCATGGGGCAAGGAGAATGAAGCTTCTTACGGTAAGTTTATCTATACTCGTCAACTTGGAAACCGTTGGCAGGCAAGCGAAGCGCCTGAAGTTGTCTATCATGACGGCTATTACTATCTCTTTATTGCCTATGACGAACTCTCGGTTGCCTATAATACCCGCGTGGTACGTTCCAAGAATATTGACGGCCCTTACTATGACATTACGGGCAAGGATGTTACTAATCATGGCGGAGATGCTTATCCTATCCTGACTCATCCCTATAAATTCGGCAATCATCATGGTTGGGTTGGCATCAGCCACTGTGCTGTTTTCAATGATGGAAAGGGCAACTGGTATTATGCTTCACAACAACGTTTTCCCGAAAACTATAAGGGTAATGCCAACAGTAACGCCTTAATGTTGGGTGGTGTGCGTTCTATCATTTGGACATCTGACGGTTGGCCGCTTGTTCTTCCAGAGCGTTATGCAGGCATAACACAAAAGGCAATCACCGAAACTGAATTGCTTGGCGACTGGCAGCATATCAATTTAGCTTATCACTATAAGAAACAGGATGCGTCAGTAGCCATGACATTGGGCAGCGACCATAAGGTAAAGTCTGGTTGGAAGGCCGGTAAAGCATGGACGTTTGATGCTTCCAAGAATGTGTTGACCATTGATAATGAACGGTTCTACCTGAGACGTGAACTTGATTGGGAGGCAAATCCCCGTAAGGAGACCATTGTTTATGTAGGTCTCAGCAAGGATGGTAAGACCACATATTGGGGAAAGAAAGTCTGA
- a CDS encoding two-component regulator propeller domain-containing protein — protein MRHLILLLFLCFVRFSAWAQPAYVMKSNASYLNMTGGLPSNFVDDIYADSYGFMWIATHGGGLVRYDGYAYRYFGVGNDGMSLRSNTCHNMVEDKFHRLWISFDEYTEVLDLKTMKTVVPDSRNDALRGILNQLSVKVYRDSKEALWIVNRSFIYHVTLDHEGKAVRILQIGYHGNTPDIALADVERNGSVWAAIDGGLYKLAIERGRLVKHVINPAFSHMKENFITSLKVVRGDVWIGSSQGLLRYNLTQKTLRKYHHSMAVGSLSHDYVSSLAVSAEGQLLVGTLGGVDFYQPTTDDFLHWNAGSKTNPLSSNFVNCLFVYHGFTWVGTETGGITKLNPRPLQLENFSHTDALTSLSPNAVNAMYAETDGTLWVGTVEGGLNRKAKGSNVFTHFTTTNSALTHNAVSTLAADGDKRLWIGTWGGGLHLIDMRSHATIQRLSLPENYARLTQFVGALCYDQRNQLMWIGSNDGIYAYDLRRKEIFEPFKGCGNIRGAIGSIIDNTGCLWMGCVSGVVKIDLKSNRKSPHLFSYTHFSTKLDNPKSGIIDKLCAFCQSHDGTLWLGSNGYGLYKRMTDRNGKTVFKAYTQRDGLANNAVKGIVEDHNGMLWITTDNGLSQFNPHTEAFTNYTVSDGLLSSQFYWNSAVSGADGTLYLGSDKGVTVLHGDNSASLYHGRLRFTRLIVNNEDAVVGTSVLDNDISQAKRIRVSEADKSIMFEFSSLSYSNETQGVYSCRMKGFEDDWIQLKPGEHSMRYTHLPPGDYEFQVKYVSALSKGNDMMASVAVSVAPYFWKSWWFELLLLVIVSFMARYFYKRRVRELRRKEAERLMQPIEDALRESEEPSELQHRIEEILHVQQKVRQSKQRSFLTDQTEMDDKEKPFMDQVMAVVEQKYMDSEFGVAELAEALGMNRSMLSRRLNVETGFSTSQFLRNYRLDVAKKILVNNPHDRNITEIAYKVGFNDPKYFTRCYSKRFGEAPKRSLSNDASSKGKESEPACEQQQSTH, from the coding sequence ATGCGACATCTCATTTTATTGCTTTTTCTTTGTTTTGTCCGCTTCTCGGCATGGGCACAACCTGCTTATGTCATGAAGAGTAATGCGTCTTATCTGAACATGACGGGTGGACTTCCCAGTAATTTCGTCGATGATATCTATGCAGACAGCTATGGTTTTATGTGGATAGCCACGCATGGTGGCGGCCTTGTTCGCTATGATGGCTATGCCTATCGCTACTTTGGTGTGGGCAATGATGGCATGTCTTTGCGCAGTAACACCTGTCATAACATGGTGGAGGATAAGTTTCATCGGCTGTGGATAAGCTTTGATGAGTACACCGAAGTGCTTGATCTGAAGACCATGAAGACGGTGGTTCCTGATAGCAGGAATGATGCCTTGCGCGGCATTCTCAACCAACTCTCCGTGAAAGTTTACCGCGACAGCAAGGAGGCTTTGTGGATTGTGAACCGTTCGTTCATCTATCATGTCACGTTAGATCATGAGGGGAAAGCTGTCCGTATATTGCAGATTGGTTATCATGGCAATACTCCCGACATAGCTTTGGCCGATGTAGAGCGTAACGGTTCGGTGTGGGCGGCTATTGACGGTGGGCTGTATAAACTCGCCATAGAACGCGGAAGGCTCGTTAAGCACGTGATAAATCCTGCGTTTTCTCACATGAAAGAAAACTTTATCACCTCTTTGAAAGTGGTTCGGGGAGACGTTTGGATTGGCAGTTCGCAGGGGCTTCTGCGTTACAATCTTACTCAAAAGACATTGAGGAAATATCATCATAGCATGGCTGTTGGCTCTCTTTCGCACGACTATGTGTCGTCACTTGCCGTGTCAGCCGAGGGGCAGTTGCTTGTCGGAACATTAGGGGGCGTGGACTTCTATCAGCCTACTACTGATGATTTCCTACATTGGAATGCAGGCAGCAAGACTAATCCTTTGAGCAGTAACTTCGTGAATTGCCTTTTTGTATATCATGGGTTCACATGGGTGGGAACGGAAACGGGAGGCATTACCAAATTAAATCCGCGCCCTTTGCAATTGGAAAACTTCTCCCATACCGATGCACTTACCAGTCTTTCTCCGAATGCTGTGAATGCAATGTATGCTGAAACAGACGGTACATTGTGGGTAGGTACCGTGGAAGGAGGGCTGAACCGCAAGGCAAAGGGCAGTAATGTTTTCACTCATTTCACGACAACCAACTCGGCATTGACACATAATGCCGTGTCAACTTTGGCTGCTGATGGGGATAAACGCTTGTGGATTGGTACGTGGGGAGGCGGACTTCACTTGATAGATATGCGCTCGCATGCCACCATTCAGAGGCTTTCCTTACCCGAAAACTATGCCCGATTAACGCAGTTTGTGGGTGCCTTGTGCTATGATCAGCGCAATCAACTGATGTGGATTGGCAGCAACGACGGCATCTATGCCTATGATCTTCGGCGCAAAGAGATATTCGAACCCTTCAAAGGTTGTGGAAACATCCGCGGAGCTATCGGCAGTATCATTGACAATACAGGTTGTCTTTGGATGGGCTGTGTGTCGGGTGTCGTGAAAATCGATCTGAAATCCAACCGAAAGTCCCCGCATCTTTTCTCCTATACTCATTTTTCAACGAAGCTGGATAACCCGAAAAGCGGTATTATCGACAAGCTTTGTGCTTTCTGTCAGAGCCACGATGGGACATTATGGTTAGGCAGTAACGGTTATGGTCTGTATAAAAGAATGACGGATAGAAACGGGAAGACCGTCTTCAAAGCCTATACCCAGCGAGACGGCTTGGCAAATAATGCGGTGAAAGGGATTGTGGAAGACCATAACGGAATGCTGTGGATAACCACAGATAATGGGCTTTCTCAGTTCAATCCTCACACGGAAGCATTTACTAATTACACGGTCAGCGACGGTCTGCTTTCATCACAGTTTTATTGGAATTCGGCTGTCAGTGGGGCTGACGGAACTTTATATTTGGGAAGTGATAAAGGCGTAACGGTGCTTCATGGCGATAATTCTGCTTCGCTTTATCATGGCAGACTTCGTTTCACACGCCTTATAGTGAATAATGAAGATGCTGTTGTGGGAACGTCTGTTCTTGATAACGACATTTCACAGGCCAAGAGAATACGCGTCAGTGAAGCTGATAAATCCATTATGTTTGAGTTTTCCTCGCTCAGTTACAGCAATGAAACGCAAGGCGTTTACAGTTGTCGAATGAAAGGATTTGAGGATGATTGGATACAGTTGAAGCCCGGAGAGCACAGTATGCGCTATACCCATCTTCCCCCAGGTGACTATGAATTCCAGGTGAAGTATGTCTCTGCATTGAGTAAAGGGAATGATATGATGGCTTCAGTAGCCGTCAGTGTGGCCCCATATTTCTGGAAAAGCTGGTGGTTTGAACTGTTGTTGCTCGTCATAGTGAGCTTTATGGCGCGGTATTTCTATAAGCGTCGCGTGAGAGAACTGCGCAGAAAAGAGGCTGAACGACTGATGCAACCCATTGAAGATGCCTTGCGTGAGAGCGAAGAACCCTCGGAATTGCAGCATCGTATAGAGGAGATTCTCCATGTACAGCAAAAGGTAAGGCAGAGCAAACAGCGCAGTTTCCTGACTGATCAGACTGAAATGGACGATAAGGAAAAGCCTTTCATGGATCAGGTAATGGCTGTTGTGGAGCAGAAATACATGGATTCAGAATTTGGAGTGGCAGAGTTGGCGGAAGCCTTAGGCATGAACCGCAGTATGCTGAGCCGCAGGTTGAATGTGGAAACAGGTTTTTCTACGAGTCAATTCCTACGCAACTATCGTTTAGATGTGGCGAAAAAGATACTCGTCAACAATCCACACGACCGCAACATCACCGAGATTGCCTACAAAGTAGGTTTCAATGATCCCAAATATTTCACGAGATGCTACAGCAAGAGATTTGGAGAAGCTCCTAAAAGAAGCCTCTCCAATGATGCTTCCTCAAAGGGAAAAGAAAGTGAACCGGCTTGCGAACAGCAGCAATCAACGCATTGA
- a CDS encoding SusC/RagA family TonB-linked outer membrane protein — protein MRKQLISVMLCLAALGSLMTSPMPVSASVLQSQTIKTQGQVVDEQGEPLIGVNVMVKGSRTGAVTDLDGKFQLEVPANATLVISYVGYKSREVAVRSRAILDAVQLSPDNHVLDQVVVVGYGTQKKADLTGSVSIVNAEDLKKVSNSNISTMLEGKVPGVQITTDGQPGADPMVRIRGIGSFGSTAPLYVVDGVPVGTTIRDFSPNDIASIQVLKDAAAGAIYGSRAANGVIIITTKNGQKDQPLKVDYSGYVGVDKISSGVYDVMNADQYSQYIGQACTNSGTPIPGGYKLNPETGRYQFMDNTDTDWFNEVFKTGVRQNHNVNLSGGGAHNTYNIALDYFQQKGTLEGAGPNYKRYTARVNNTMETKFIKFRTSFVYSHSNQDNMGLSNASEYVQGLYGDVSNVLRGTLLMQPTIKAYDPSTWVLDDKVGLANGYKYDAYGYGVYYDNIHGDISASNPLLVNHLLQRNTLVDRFVGNGSADVDLFKMLGLNNKNHSLHYNLNLSYSKTHAKDFTWISAWAQSNRVYLDKSNERLTKGSRDYTDALIENTLTYDGHVGKHNINLVLGQTYEEEHTDLLTGQGINMNEPYFLQLQNSKKQYAESFEFTHALSSFIGRLNYNYDEKYLLSLVVRRDGSSRLTRAIRWGTFPSVSLGWRFDKEKFFPISRDVVNMFKVRASYGVLGNENIGEYQYMATMARNNMTYSFNNKPVSGSAVSTFVNQNIAWEKKKTTNVGIDVAMFNNRLEFTAEWYKNRSEDLLYGVPVPEQAGVSNTSVTMNAASMDNSGFEFSATYRNRDHVLKYEIGANLSTLKNKVTSLGFGDKYITGAYATYVGREIGKFYGWVYEGIARTQADLDNHATQQGANIGDCLYKDVSGPNGVPDGKIDENDQVVLGSGLPKVNFGVNVRLEYKNFDLNISTYGALNYHVSDDIYNSLNSCYGWGNKSVDMLDANRYSEDGATYLSDVPRTYVTNNATLGWNDLFSSRKIQNAAYWKIANVELGYNFPNKWFGGLVSGVRAYISAQNLYTFTKYHGYNVDYAGGTFTPGYNFCSFPSARSVMFGLHFTF, from the coding sequence ATGAGGAAACAACTAATCTCTGTGATGCTTTGTCTGGCAGCATTGGGCAGTCTGATGACCAGTCCGATGCCTGTGAGTGCTTCGGTATTGCAGTCACAAACCATCAAAACACAAGGTCAGGTGGTTGACGAACAGGGTGAACCTCTCATCGGTGTGAATGTGATGGTGAAAGGTTCAAGAACAGGTGCGGTGACCGATCTTGACGGTAAATTCCAGTTGGAAGTGCCCGCCAATGCAACGCTTGTCATCAGCTATGTGGGTTATAAAAGTCGCGAGGTTGCCGTTCGTAGCAGGGCAATCCTTGATGCCGTACAGCTGTCTCCGGATAACCATGTGCTTGATCAAGTGGTTGTAGTGGGCTATGGAACGCAGAAGAAAGCCGACCTTACGGGTTCTGTATCTATCGTGAATGCCGAGGATTTGAAAAAGGTTTCAAACTCCAATATATCGACAATGCTTGAGGGAAAGGTGCCAGGTGTGCAAATCACTACAGACGGACAACCGGGTGCCGACCCTATGGTTAGAATTCGAGGCATCGGTTCTTTCGGCAGTACTGCACCTCTATATGTGGTCGATGGTGTGCCCGTTGGTACGACCATTCGCGATTTTTCACCTAATGATATAGCCTCCATTCAAGTGTTGAAAGATGCTGCAGCCGGTGCAATCTATGGCTCGCGAGCTGCCAACGGCGTGATTATCATCACGACAAAGAACGGTCAGAAAGACCAACCTTTGAAAGTTGATTACTCTGGTTACGTGGGAGTTGACAAGATTTCGAGTGGTGTTTACGATGTGATGAATGCCGACCAATACAGCCAGTATATAGGTCAGGCATGTACAAACTCGGGTACTCCTATTCCCGGAGGCTATAAGTTGAACCCTGAAACGGGGCGTTATCAGTTTATGGATAACACCGATACCGATTGGTTTAACGAGGTGTTTAAGACAGGAGTCAGGCAGAATCACAATGTAAACCTCAGCGGTGGCGGTGCACACAACACCTATAATATCGCGCTTGACTACTTCCAACAGAAGGGAACTCTTGAGGGGGCAGGCCCCAACTACAAGCGTTATACGGCTCGTGTGAACAACACTATGGAAACGAAGTTCATTAAGTTCCGCACGAGTTTCGTCTATTCGCACTCCAATCAGGATAATATGGGACTCTCTAATGCCTCAGAATACGTGCAAGGTCTTTATGGAGACGTGAGCAATGTGTTGCGTGGAACGCTGTTGATGCAGCCTACAATCAAGGCATACGACCCTTCTACGTGGGTGCTTGACGACAAGGTGGGTTTGGCAAATGGCTATAAATACGATGCATACGGGTATGGAGTGTACTATGATAACATTCATGGTGACATCTCGGCTTCCAATCCTTTGCTCGTAAATCACCTCTTGCAGCGCAACACTTTGGTAGACCGTTTCGTGGGGAATGGCTCTGCTGACGTTGATTTGTTCAAGATGTTGGGCCTTAACAACAAGAACCACAGCTTGCATTACAATCTGAACCTCTCTTACAGTAAGACGCATGCGAAGGACTTTACGTGGATTTCGGCATGGGCACAAAGCAACCGTGTGTACTTAGATAAGAGTAATGAGCGACTCACGAAAGGCAGCCGTGACTATACAGATGCCTTGATTGAGAACACACTGACTTATGATGGGCATGTCGGTAAGCACAACATCAACCTCGTGTTGGGTCAGACCTACGAGGAAGAGCATACCGATTTGTTGACAGGGCAGGGCATTAATATGAACGAACCCTATTTCCTACAGCTGCAAAACAGTAAGAAACAATATGCCGAATCCTTTGAATTTACCCATGCGTTGAGTTCTTTCATTGGTCGCTTGAACTACAACTACGATGAGAAATATCTGCTTTCATTGGTCGTTCGACGTGACGGAAGCTCCCGTTTGACGCGAGCCATCCGTTGGGGAACGTTTCCTTCGGTGTCATTAGGTTGGCGTTTCGACAAAGAAAAGTTCTTTCCTATCAGTCGAGATGTGGTCAATATGTTCAAGGTTCGTGCCAGTTATGGTGTGCTTGGCAATGAGAATATCGGCGAATATCAATACATGGCAACCATGGCACGCAACAATATGACCTACAGTTTCAATAATAAACCGGTGTCGGGTTCGGCAGTTTCGACCTTTGTCAATCAGAACATAGCTTGGGAAAAGAAGAAAACGACGAACGTTGGAATTGATGTTGCCATGTTCAACAACCGCTTGGAGTTCACTGCCGAATGGTATAAGAACCGCTCGGAAGACTTGCTCTATGGTGTTCCTGTGCCCGAACAGGCTGGCGTTTCCAACACATCGGTGACGATGAATGCGGCTTCTATGGATAACAGTGGCTTTGAATTCTCGGCTACTTACCGCAATCGCGACCACGTGCTGAAGTATGAAATCGGTGCCAATTTGAGCACATTGAAGAATAAGGTCACTTCTTTGGGATTTGGAGACAAATATATCACGGGCGCATATGCTACATATGTGGGGCGCGAAATCGGCAAATTCTATGGCTGGGTGTATGAAGGCATTGCCCGTACACAGGCAGATTTAGACAATCATGCTACGCAGCAAGGAGCCAATATCGGTGATTGCCTGTATAAAGATGTAAGTGGGCCGAACGGAGTTCCTGACGGCAAGATTGATGAAAACGACCAAGTGGTTTTGGGAAGCGGACTTCCCAAGGTGAACTTTGGAGTGAATGTCCGGTTGGAATACAAGAACTTTGACTTGAATATCTCTACCTATGGTGCGCTCAACTATCATGTGTCTGATGATATCTACAATAGTCTGAACTCATGCTATGGCTGGGGAAACAAATCGGTGGACATGCTTGATGCCAACCGTTATTCGGAAGATGGGGCAACCTATCTGTCGGATGTGCCCCGCACCTATGTGACTAATAATGCAACTTTAGGTTGGAACGACCTCTTCAGTTCGCGCAAAATACAGAATGCAGCCTATTGGAAGATTGCTAATGTAGAGTTGGGTTACAATTTCCCTAATAAGTGGTTTGGTGGTCTTGTCAGTGGTGTGCGTGCCTATATCTCGGCACAGAACCTCTATACTTTCACCAAATACCATGGTTATAACGTTGACTATGCAGGTGGAACCTTTACTCCAGGCTATAATTTCTGTTCTTTCCCGAGTGCACGCAGTGTGATGTTTGGCCTTCACTTTACATTCTAA